TGTCGGCGGTGATCGGGCCCACGAGGAGATCATCGGAAGGATCGCCTGGGCTTCGGGAGGAAAGATCGCCTTCCACAACTATGATGAACCCCTGTCAATGCTCGGTTTTGCGGCGGCAAGTGATGTGTTCGGAGCTTCACTGTACGAACCGTGCGGGCAGATCGACCAGGTGGGCAATCTCTTCGGGGCTACGGCGACCAACCGCGATACAGGCGGATATCACGACAAGATCCGTGAACTGCGCCTGAAGCGGGATGGGGCCCCCAAGGATGTGGGGAACGGATTTCTCTTTCGTGATTATGATTCCGGAGGGCTATGGTACGGGTTGGAAAAAAGCGTGTCCTTCCACCGGCTGCCGCCGGAGGTGAGAGAGGGCCAGATGAAACGGATCATGCGGGAGACCCGCGACACCTATGATCTCGAAAAGATGATCGCCGAATACATCAGAGCCTATGAACGGCTCAACGGCGGGAAACCGCTCGCATAGAAGAAAGCCGGACACCCTCATTTCTTTACGCCTCCGTCCCATACCTCGATGAGATAGTCCTTGTATTCCTCGAACTTCCGTGCCTGATCCTCAACGAGGGATTCCGCTTCCTGGGAGGACATGTTCCAGCTCTGCTTGACGAAGGATGCCACGCGACAGTAATAGAGGGGTGTCATGAGGTCGATCAGTTTGTATCGGTTGGCGCTCCAGGTATGAAAGGTGGCGGCCAGTTCATAGAGCATGCGGGCCCATGCCTCAGTGGGAATGTGAAAGGAGGCCCGGTTCATTTTCGAGGCCCGCTTGACGTGTTCGAAACTGTCGGCACTGAAAATGTCCTGCCAGAGAACGGAGAACTGTTTGTAGCCGATCTTGAAGTGTTCGATGATACCATCAAGGTTTACGGTAACCGGCTCCGGCTCCATAATGCCCTGGTATCCCGATATCTCGACGGCTTCGCTTCCCCGGACGTTTTTCCAGTAGGTCTCATTTTTTTCCATGAGGGTAAAGACGGTCCAGAGCACCTGCCGGAACATGGGACCCAGGTGCTGCCCGGGGTCCTTGGCATCGTGGATCTTCACGCCGAGGTTCGATTGACAGATCCTGAACCCCCCGGTTATCGCGTTCGTGGTCATCCAGATGTCTATCCCGTATCGGGCGACATCGGTGTCCCACACGTCCTGATCGACATAATATTTGATCAGGTTCCTGGAGAGTGAAAAATCGCCGCCGATGGGCTGACGGATCCGCTTTCCATAGAGCGACCGGGTCAGGTTGTACACGATGTTGTTGGTTATGGTTCCGTCGTATTTGTGGCGGATGTACACGGGAGCGACGAAATCAAAATCTTTTGCGAGAACCGGGTCGATGAGGTACCGGATCCAGTCGGGGGTTATGCTTCGCAGGTCGGAGTCAACGACGGCGCAGGCCTTTATTCCGAGACGGTTCGCTGATTCGAAGACCGACCGCAGTGCCGTGCCTTTGCCACCCGGGCCGCGGTAAATGGAAATGATCTTCTCCTGCCAGGGCTTTATCTGAAATTCCTTTGCCACCTCACGTGTGTCGTCGGTGGAACCCCCGTCGGCGATGAGGATAACGCTTCGCCGGTCCTTGTAATG
This region of Deltaproteobacteria bacterium genomic DNA includes:
- a CDS encoding glycosyltransferase, with product MHYNTALRTYGAKRLEEIESADILVGIPCYNNETTIEHVIQMVTHGLAKHYKDRRSVILIADGGSTDDTREVAKEFQIKPWQEKIISIYRGPGGKGTALRSVFESANRLGIKACAVVDSDLRSITPDWIRYLIDPVLAKDFDFVAPVYIRHKYDGTITNNIVYNLTRSLYGKRIRQPIGGDFSLSRNLIKYYVDQDVWDTDVARYGIDIWMTTNAITGGFRICQSNLGVKIHDAKDPGQHLGPMFRQVLWTVFTLMEKNETYWKNVRGSEAVEISGYQGIMEPEPVTVNLDGIIEHFKIGYKQFSVLWQDIFSADSFEHVKRASKMNRASFHIPTEAWARMLYELAATFHTWSANRYKLIDLMTPLYYCRVASFVKQSWNMSSQEAESLVEDQARKFEEYKDYLIEVWDGGVKK